From the genome of Gemmatimonas phototrophica, one region includes:
- a CDS encoding sulfite exporter TauE/SafE family protein, producing MPRARHPRAVNAPTATQLIAIAAVSAISGAVNSIAGGGTLLTFPALLGLGVTPVAANATSTVALWPGSFASMMGYRRELEGAERWAVKLAIPSLLGGLTGAGLLMATSDEQFRAIVPWLVFGATLLFAFQARFMKWLRHYVTEVPHGPAPIEPTRGMIIAQYFVAIYGGYFGAGAGIVMLATFGLMGMTNIHRMNGLKNFNGICFNGIAAITFALKGLVNWPIALVMAIGSSVGGYMMSGLAQKVPQAWVRGAVSLIGIGSAVWLFLSR from the coding sequence GTGCCTCGCGCTCGCCATCCGCGCGCAGTGAACGCCCCCACGGCGACCCAACTCATCGCCATTGCCGCTGTCTCCGCCATCAGTGGCGCCGTGAACTCCATCGCCGGCGGGGGAACGCTGCTCACCTTTCCTGCGCTGCTGGGGCTGGGCGTGACGCCGGTGGCGGCAAACGCCACGAGCACGGTGGCGCTGTGGCCAGGCTCATTCGCCAGCATGATGGGATATCGGCGGGAACTCGAAGGCGCCGAGCGCTGGGCCGTGAAGCTGGCGATTCCCAGCTTGCTGGGCGGGCTCACCGGTGCCGGGCTGCTCATGGCAACCAGCGATGAACAGTTCCGCGCCATTGTGCCGTGGCTGGTGTTTGGCGCCACCTTGTTGTTCGCGTTTCAGGCGCGGTTCATGAAGTGGCTCCGGCACTATGTTACCGAAGTCCCGCATGGACCGGCACCCATTGAGCCCACGCGCGGCATGATCATCGCGCAGTACTTCGTGGCCATTTACGGCGGCTACTTCGGGGCCGGCGCCGGTATTGTCATGCTCGCGACGTTCGGACTCATGGGGATGACCAACATCCATCGCATGAATGGCCTCAAGAACTTCAATGGCATCTGCTTCAACGGGATAGCCGCCATCACCTTTGCCCTCAAGGGACTGGTGAACTGGCCGATTGCTCTGGTCATGGCAATCGGGTCAAGCGTGGGCGGCTACATGATGTCCGGGCTGGCGCAGAAGGTTCCGCAGGCGTGGGTGCGGGGAGCCGTGTCGCTCATTGGCATTGGCAGCGCGGTCTGGCTCTTTCTTTCGCGGTAG
- a CDS encoding sensor domain-containing diguanylate cyclase: MPPFVPYIAAAVGVGLAWWAFRAKHRSTIALKEAVEARDLQCAALEKDLREHRDEVRRARETGFTVQAQLSRRLQDVQGELAEKSLDVDLLKRFATVIDALPDPVVMIALDGEVTYANAAALARAPRVQTCRGFGILRYLTPESAALVRGEGIPAVLDSGVWQQEVDWRNADDVPMPLHLTIVVQRDHYQYPEVFVAVGRDVTRERQLRDSLAARESLHRAVIDSLAEGVLVEDREGRVVAWNESALRILGLTDDELLGHTPRHEGWRLSGETDEDIAPDSLPVARARQGERVDGELLRVHRTDGGVRDLSMNARPMYADDFDDRPGGVTTFTDVTAQRAAEQQLRFLTERDELTGLLNRRGFMESARHRLAAARASGERCALLYGDLDRFKSINDTFGHAAGDEALREMAAVMSQVFRSADLTARLGGDEFTVFVSGVGASEVERILARLETALHEVNAARSNDAATAWALAASFGAAYFTGGHTSLEELLKEADAVQYHTKSRRKAARAA; this comes from the coding sequence ATGCCCCCTTTCGTTCCTTACATCGCCGCCGCCGTTGGCGTAGGTCTCGCCTGGTGGGCCTTTCGAGCGAAACATCGCTCGACCATCGCCCTCAAGGAGGCTGTCGAGGCGCGCGATCTTCAATGCGCAGCGCTCGAGAAGGACTTGCGGGAGCACCGTGACGAGGTCCGCCGAGCCCGGGAGACCGGGTTTACGGTGCAGGCCCAGCTCTCTCGGCGGTTACAGGATGTGCAGGGAGAACTGGCGGAGAAGTCCCTGGACGTGGACCTCCTGAAACGATTTGCCACGGTCATCGACGCCCTCCCTGATCCGGTGGTCATGATCGCCCTGGATGGCGAGGTGACGTACGCCAATGCGGCTGCGCTCGCCCGCGCCCCTCGGGTACAGACGTGTCGTGGTTTTGGGATACTGCGCTACCTCACACCGGAAAGCGCGGCGCTGGTTCGCGGTGAGGGAATCCCTGCAGTGCTCGATAGCGGGGTGTGGCAACAGGAAGTGGATTGGCGCAATGCCGACGATGTCCCGATGCCACTGCATCTGACCATCGTGGTGCAGCGGGACCACTACCAGTATCCGGAAGTGTTTGTCGCCGTGGGGCGTGATGTGACGCGCGAGCGGCAGCTCCGTGATTCGCTGGCGGCGCGTGAATCGTTGCACCGTGCGGTTATTGACTCCCTCGCCGAAGGCGTTCTGGTGGAGGATCGCGAGGGGCGGGTGGTGGCGTGGAATGAGAGTGCACTCCGTATCCTCGGGTTGACCGACGATGAGTTGTTGGGGCACACTCCGCGTCACGAAGGGTGGCGCCTGTCAGGCGAAACCGACGAGGACATCGCCCCGGATAGCCTGCCCGTGGCCCGTGCTCGGCAGGGAGAACGGGTGGACGGAGAGCTGCTGCGCGTTCACCGCACAGACGGCGGGGTGCGCGATCTGTCCATGAATGCGCGCCCCATGTACGCAGACGACTTCGACGACCGCCCAGGCGGCGTGACCACGTTTACCGATGTCACGGCCCAGCGGGCAGCCGAACAGCAATTGCGTTTCCTCACCGAGCGCGATGAGTTGACCGGGCTGTTGAACCGTCGAGGCTTCATGGAGTCGGCCAGGCATCGTCTGGCGGCAGCACGGGCGAGCGGTGAGCGGTGCGCATTGCTCTATGGTGATCTGGATCGCTTCAAGAGCATCAACGACACCTTCGGGCACGCCGCTGGTGACGAGGCGCTGCGCGAAATGGCCGCCGTGATGTCGCAGGTGTTTCGCAGTGCCGACCTCACGGCGCGCCTCGGGGGCGACGAGTTCACCGTGTTTGTGAGCGGCGTTGGGGCCAGCGAGGTCGAACGCATTCTCGCGCGGCTGGAGACGGCGCTTCACGAGGTGAACGCTGCCCGTTCCAATGATGCTGCCACGGCGTGGGCGCTGGCCGCGAGCTTTGGTGCGGCGTACTTCACTGGCGGGCACACCTCGCTCGAAGAGCTGCTCAAGGAGGCAGATGCGGTGCAATACCACACCAAGTCGCGTCGCAAAGCCGCGCGCGCGGCATGA
- a CDS encoding alpha-L-fucosidase produces MISPLFPTVRLQPGAPGSSHAAGFHCSRRDFLTVVGAGAVGSLVIPSALQATPVALRPRPTAEQLVWQRDEVAMFVHFGVNTFTDREWGDGTESPALFNPTRLDARQWARAARAAGAKAMILTAKHHDGFCLWPTATTTHSVVSSPWKNGKGDVVREFVDACRAEGLKPGLYCSPWDQNHPTYGDTPRYNDVYIAQLTELLTNYGELQEVWFDGANGEGPNGKRQTYDWPRIWGLVRERQPRAVIFSDAGPDVRWIGNERGVAGETCWSTIRSSAVPYIGASGDDVIAALQQGHADGDVWRPGETDVSIRPGWFYHAAEDAQVRSVENLVSLYFTSVGRNSKLLLNVPPTREGLFHTTDVERLHGMAAALKALRTQRLLSAEGTGTALDAHRRVHALRVSSRTPITVLELGERIEQGQHITAWQLHEDRADGPVVASGTTIGYRQLRRIAPLRASRLFLITTSLDEPTPVMVNAYAG; encoded by the coding sequence ATGATCTCACCGCTGTTTCCTACCGTTCGTCTGCAGCCGGGTGCGCCCGGCTCCTCACACGCCGCGGGTTTCCACTGCAGCCGCCGCGACTTTCTCACGGTGGTTGGCGCCGGCGCGGTGGGGAGCCTGGTGATCCCCTCGGCGCTGCAGGCGACCCCCGTGGCCCTCCGTCCGCGCCCGACGGCCGAGCAGTTGGTGTGGCAGCGAGACGAAGTGGCGATGTTTGTCCATTTCGGCGTCAATACTTTCACTGATCGGGAATGGGGAGACGGTACGGAATCCCCGGCGCTGTTCAACCCGACTCGGCTTGATGCCCGGCAATGGGCCCGCGCGGCCCGGGCCGCCGGTGCCAAGGCCATGATCCTCACGGCCAAGCACCACGACGGGTTTTGTTTGTGGCCAACGGCCACGACGACCCACTCGGTCGTGTCGAGCCCATGGAAGAACGGGAAAGGCGATGTGGTGCGCGAGTTCGTGGACGCCTGTCGCGCCGAAGGCCTCAAGCCGGGGCTTTACTGTTCCCCGTGGGATCAGAATCACCCCACCTATGGCGATACGCCACGGTATAACGACGTCTACATCGCACAACTCACCGAATTGCTCACCAATTATGGAGAGTTGCAGGAGGTGTGGTTTGACGGTGCCAACGGCGAGGGCCCCAATGGCAAGCGTCAGACGTATGACTGGCCACGCATCTGGGGGCTGGTGCGGGAGCGCCAACCCCGGGCCGTGATCTTTTCCGATGCGGGGCCAGACGTGCGCTGGATTGGCAACGAGCGTGGAGTGGCCGGGGAAACGTGCTGGAGTACGATTCGGTCATCGGCGGTCCCGTATATCGGCGCCAGCGGCGATGATGTCATCGCGGCGCTACAGCAAGGACACGCCGACGGTGACGTGTGGCGTCCCGGCGAGACGGACGTCTCCATCAGGCCCGGCTGGTTTTATCATGCGGCCGAAGATGCGCAGGTTCGGTCGGTGGAGAATCTGGTCTCGTTGTATTTCACCAGCGTGGGGCGCAATTCCAAGTTGCTGCTGAACGTGCCGCCAACACGTGAGGGGCTATTTCACACCACGGACGTGGAACGCCTGCACGGCATGGCGGCTGCGCTCAAGGCCTTGCGTACGCAACGCCTCCTCAGCGCGGAGGGCACCGGAACGGCACTCGACGCACACCGTCGGGTGCACGCGCTGCGTGTATCGTCGCGTACCCCCATCACGGTGCTTGAGCTCGGCGAGCGCATCGAGCAGGGGCAGCACATTACGGCGTGGCAGCTGCACGAGGATCGTGCGGACGGGCCTGTCGTTGCCTCCGGTACGACGATCGGCTATCGGCAGCTTCGGCGTATCGCGCCCTTGCGTGCGTCCCGGCTCTTTCTGATCACCACGTCGCTGGACGAACCCACCCCCGTGATGGTGAACGCGTACGCAGGGTAA
- the gyrA gene encoding DNA topoisomerase (ATP-hydrolyzing) subunit A, whose amino-acid sequence MPTPRRERVMPREVTDEMRDSFINYSMSVITSRALPDVRDGLKPVNRRILYAMNELGLAPGRPFKKAATVVGDVLGKYHPHGDSSVYDALVRMVQDFSLRYPLIEGQGNFGSIDGDPAAAYRYTEARMAAPGVALLEGIDQNTVDFVPNYDDRLQEPSVLPAAIPNLLVNGVSGIAVGMATNMPPHNLREIGKAIIRVIEEPSVDLSELRKIVKGPDFPTAGLIVGKEAIKQYMETGRGRLINRARVVLEAKPGSSRAQLVVTELPYQANKARIIEQIADLVKEEKLVGISALRDESDREGLRMVIELKRDAEPKKLLERLFKLTGLETTFGVINLTLVPEHGRLVPRELGLRALIDHFIAHRHDVLVKRSEFEKSKAEARLHIVEGLLIAVNDIDRIVQLIKTAKDVEQAQARLRKEYALSEIQANAILALRLAKLTGLEVTALKTEAKELKARIKELMTLLANPAMRMAALAEEVAQIVDRFGDARRTEIVTAEAAAEVAETVADAEVVGVVTYGGRVLQAPLPSGRARKTDAAERDLPLDELPMVRGRLRQTESMLVLSQDGQAYSILGGELPPAARSGRGTPLKDVVEWPRQGAPVLGAIVRDFSHPLFVTMVTATGQVKRTVIKEFKNARLAGIKAIRLDKGDRIIGAGITSGQDDLVLATALGQVIRFHESDVRDMGRDAGGVRGITLKDFDRVVAMAVVGPQQEVCVGTSAGYVKRVAVEAIPLQGRGGQGVQMVAAAEKAGSVVGLVPVTVEAAASFITGAGTSVAADLQELPIVGRAIKATQLSEWPGGMTSVGFVATSDE is encoded by the coding sequence ATGCCCACGCCCCGACGCGAACGCGTCATGCCGCGTGAGGTCACCGACGAGATGCGTGATTCGTTCATCAATTATTCGATGAGCGTGATCACCTCGCGTGCGCTCCCCGATGTACGCGATGGACTCAAACCGGTGAACCGGCGCATTCTGTACGCGATGAACGAACTGGGGTTGGCGCCGGGGCGTCCGTTCAAGAAGGCTGCCACCGTCGTGGGCGACGTGCTGGGCAAATATCACCCGCACGGCGACAGCAGTGTCTACGACGCCCTCGTGCGCATGGTGCAGGACTTTTCCCTGCGCTATCCGCTCATTGAAGGGCAGGGGAACTTCGGCAGCATTGATGGCGACCCGGCCGCCGCGTATCGCTACACCGAGGCGCGCATGGCGGCCCCTGGTGTGGCGCTGCTGGAAGGGATCGATCAGAACACGGTGGACTTTGTCCCCAACTACGACGATCGCCTGCAGGAGCCGTCGGTACTTCCGGCCGCCATTCCCAACCTGTTGGTGAATGGCGTGAGTGGTATTGCCGTGGGAATGGCGACCAACATGCCGCCACATAACCTGCGCGAGATTGGCAAGGCGATCATCCGGGTCATTGAAGAGCCTTCCGTTGATCTCAGCGAGCTGCGCAAGATTGTAAAGGGCCCCGATTTTCCCACGGCCGGACTGATCGTAGGGAAAGAGGCCATCAAGCAGTACATGGAGACGGGGCGCGGGCGCCTGATCAACCGCGCGCGTGTCGTACTTGAGGCCAAGCCGGGGTCTTCGCGCGCCCAGTTGGTGGTCACGGAGCTGCCGTATCAGGCCAACAAAGCCCGCATCATTGAGCAGATTGCCGACTTGGTCAAGGAAGAGAAGCTGGTGGGGATCAGCGCCCTGCGCGACGAATCCGATCGCGAAGGATTGCGCATGGTGATTGAACTCAAGCGCGACGCAGAGCCCAAGAAGCTGCTGGAGCGCCTCTTCAAGCTCACCGGGCTGGAAACCACCTTTGGCGTCATCAACCTCACGCTGGTGCCTGAGCATGGTCGGCTGGTGCCGCGCGAGCTGGGACTGCGTGCACTGATCGATCATTTCATTGCGCACCGGCACGATGTGCTGGTGAAGCGCTCGGAGTTCGAGAAGAGCAAGGCCGAAGCCCGGCTGCACATCGTGGAAGGGTTGCTCATTGCGGTCAACGATATTGACCGGATCGTGCAACTCATCAAAACCGCCAAGGATGTGGAGCAGGCGCAGGCCCGTCTGCGCAAGGAATACGCGCTTTCGGAAATCCAGGCCAACGCCATTCTCGCGCTGCGCCTGGCCAAGCTCACCGGGCTGGAAGTCACGGCGCTCAAGACCGAGGCCAAGGAACTCAAGGCGCGCATCAAGGAGCTGATGACCCTGTTGGCCAACCCGGCCATGCGCATGGCCGCGCTGGCGGAAGAGGTGGCGCAAATTGTGGATCGCTTTGGTGATGCGCGGCGCACGGAGATTGTCACTGCCGAAGCCGCGGCCGAGGTTGCCGAAACCGTGGCCGACGCCGAGGTCGTGGGAGTGGTGACGTACGGTGGTCGGGTGTTGCAGGCCCCGCTGCCGTCGGGACGAGCGCGCAAGACTGACGCCGCCGAACGTGACCTGCCGCTTGACGAACTGCCCATGGTCAGGGGGCGGTTGCGTCAAACGGAATCGATGCTCGTCTTGTCGCAGGATGGGCAGGCCTACAGCATCCTGGGTGGCGAACTGCCCCCCGCCGCCCGCAGCGGTCGCGGTACGCCACTCAAGGACGTGGTGGAGTGGCCGCGTCAAGGAGCGCCGGTGCTCGGGGCCATTGTTCGCGACTTCTCACATCCGCTGTTTGTCACCATGGTGACGGCCACCGGCCAGGTGAAGCGTACGGTCATCAAGGAATTCAAGAACGCGCGACTGGCGGGCATCAAGGCCATTCGGCTCGACAAGGGCGATCGGATCATTGGCGCCGGAATCACCTCCGGGCAGGACGATCTCGTGCTGGCGACGGCGCTTGGGCAAGTGATTCGCTTCCACGAGTCGGACGTGCGGGACATGGGTCGGGATGCCGGTGGGGTCCGCGGCATTACGCTCAAGGACTTTGACCGGGTCGTGGCCATGGCGGTCGTGGGGCCACAGCAGGAGGTGTGCGTGGGGACCAGCGCCGGCTACGTGAAGCGCGTGGCGGTGGAGGCCATCCCCCTGCAGGGCCGTGGCGGACAAGGTGTGCAAATGGTGGCCGCGGCGGAAAAAGCCGGCTCGGTCGTCGGACTGGTGCCGGTCACGGTGGAGGCCGCAGCTTCCTTCATTACAGGCGCCGGGACCAGTGTGGCCGCCGACCTTCAAGAGCTGCCCATCGTGGGCCGTGCCATCAAGGCCACGCAATTGAGTGAATGGCCGGGTGGTATGACCTCCGTTGGATTTGTTGCAACATCCGACGAATAG
- a CDS encoding ArsR/SmtB family transcription factor encodes MTPPSTLERSSASVDALDGLFKGFADPTRLRILNVLAAGELCVCDIVDLLELPQPTISRHLAYLRRAGLVTMTREWKFAHYRLAEPGHAVHETLVSCIRSCFAGIPSLDAERAAAVQRVALGGTGGCT; translated from the coding sequence ATGACTCCTCCTTCTACACTCGAGCGGTCGTCCGCCAGCGTGGATGCGCTCGACGGCCTCTTCAAGGGTTTTGCCGACCCGACCCGCCTGCGCATCCTCAACGTGCTCGCCGCCGGCGAACTGTGCGTCTGCGACATCGTGGATCTGCTGGAGCTGCCGCAGCCCACCATTTCGCGGCATCTGGCCTACCTGCGCCGCGCGGGGCTGGTCACGATGACGCGGGAATGGAAGTTCGCGCACTACCGACTGGCCGAGCCGGGCCATGCAGTACACGAAACGCTGGTGTCCTGCATCCGTTCCTGTTTCGCGGGAATTCCCTCGCTGGACGCCGAACGCGCCGCTGCCGTACAGCGAGTGGCCTTGGGCGGCACCGGCGGCTGTACATGA
- a CDS encoding metallophosphoesterase family protein, with protein sequence MRYALISDIHANQPALDAVLAHIDARGDVQAIYHLGDLVGYSPFPNEVVNTLRTRGVAGIAGNYDSTVATDYKHCGCKSESVRQEELAHISYEYTRGEVTAGTKQYLGALPFSLDIRPFGGHASGPRLVLVHGTPTLNTVYFTEDRPDDFCRKMAAVAGLKAGDVLAFGHTHKPWHRIVDGVHFVNTGSVGRPKDGDWRAGYVVLDLGEGEAQVTHVRVPYDVEAAATAVIAAGLPEEFAEFLRTGGKVAPAH encoded by the coding sequence ATGCGCTACGCGCTCATTTCGGACATTCACGCCAATCAGCCGGCACTCGACGCCGTGCTCGCCCACATTGACGCGCGCGGCGACGTGCAGGCGATCTACCACCTGGGCGACCTCGTGGGCTATTCACCCTTCCCCAACGAGGTGGTGAACACCCTGCGCACGCGCGGCGTTGCCGGCATTGCCGGCAACTACGACTCCACCGTGGCCACCGACTACAAGCATTGCGGTTGCAAGTCGGAGAGCGTTCGCCAGGAGGAGTTGGCGCACATCAGCTACGAATACACGCGTGGTGAAGTGACGGCGGGCACCAAACAGTATCTGGGAGCACTGCCGTTTTCTCTGGACATCCGGCCGTTCGGTGGCCACGCCAGCGGGCCGCGACTCGTCCTTGTGCACGGAACGCCTACGCTCAATACGGTCTACTTCACCGAAGACCGCCCCGACGATTTTTGCCGCAAGATGGCCGCGGTAGCGGGGCTCAAGGCCGGTGATGTGCTGGCCTTTGGACACACGCACAAGCCGTGGCACCGCATTGTAGATGGTGTGCACTTCGTGAACACCGGCAGCGTGGGGCGCCCCAAGGACGGCGACTGGCGCGCAGGCTACGTGGTGCTCGATCTCGGCGAGGGCGAGGCACAGGTCACGCACGTACGAGTGCCGTATGACGTGGAGGCGGCCGCGACGGCCGTGATTGCGGCCGGACTACCGGAGGAGTTTGCAGAGTTTCTGCGCACCGGTGGCAAGGTGGCGCCGGCGCACTAG
- a CDS encoding CHASE3 domain-containing protein: MNNWKLRKKLLVAFGLVLSIFTVQSTVAYRATTANAEATRWTDHTYEVIGVASDALAALVDMETGYRGFLVTGQEQFLEPYTSGQQRSSAALEQLMKLTADNPAQVARWNDLMARAEAWQEEITKPGIELRRGVASGIATQQDIVAFETSGKGKAHFDGMRAVFADGIGAERTLLTSRSATSASNAKRLLLVLVGGTLSTILLGLAIAFALAGRISRPVNQLAIAAKAISRGEQEVSLPMESRDELGDLARSFREMVAGQQDMATSAAAIAAGDVSTAVKPRSENDVLGHAFVNLRKTLEALVQEVTGLVAAAKVGQLATRGSTKAFSGTYRDLVQGVNETLDAVVKPINETLAVLERAAQRDLTRRVNSTFVGDHARLADATNLAIGNLSSALHEVEVAAEQIAGASSQVEVGSQSLAEVVSAQAASVEEISSAVQEQSTVTTRTAGLAQEASELTAQARSRVRLGAESMRELDEAMTRMTESAKKTAQIVKRIDEIAFQTNLLALNAAVEAARAGDAGRGFAVVADEVRQLSIRAAEAAKETSTLIDQTVESTTASAAISQRVGDHLTAVQHEVDRVATVATEIAADCTFQRDQTGEIRNALQQVGQRTQESAASAEESASASEELSAQASTMKGLVQSFMVRDGAEQPRVLARRNPLQEVSRAIRERRAPDPLVDEWASIGMPAGSAGTPKTNRGMARPVEAALDIF; the protein is encoded by the coding sequence ATGAACAATTGGAAACTCCGGAAAAAGCTGCTCGTCGCCTTTGGCCTCGTGCTCTCGATCTTCACCGTGCAGTCCACGGTCGCCTACCGCGCGACGACCGCCAATGCGGAGGCGACACGGTGGACGGACCACACCTATGAAGTTATCGGGGTGGCCAGCGATGCCCTGGCGGCGCTCGTAGATATGGAGACCGGCTATCGGGGCTTCCTGGTCACCGGGCAGGAGCAGTTTCTTGAGCCGTACACGTCAGGGCAGCAGCGCTCGTCGGCTGCCCTTGAGCAGCTGATGAAGCTGACAGCGGACAATCCGGCACAGGTTGCGCGCTGGAATGACCTGATGGCACGCGCCGAGGCCTGGCAGGAGGAGATTACCAAGCCGGGAATCGAACTGCGACGTGGCGTTGCGAGCGGAATCGCGACCCAGCAGGACATCGTGGCGTTCGAGACCAGCGGCAAGGGCAAGGCTCACTTTGATGGCATGCGCGCGGTGTTTGCCGACGGGATTGGTGCCGAGCGCACGCTCCTGACGTCTCGCAGCGCGACGAGTGCGAGCAACGCGAAACGGCTTCTGCTGGTACTCGTTGGTGGCACGCTGAGCACAATCTTGCTCGGGCTGGCGATCGCCTTTGCGCTCGCCGGCAGAATCAGCCGTCCGGTCAACCAGCTGGCAATCGCCGCCAAGGCCATCTCGCGTGGTGAGCAGGAGGTCAGTCTGCCAATGGAATCGCGCGACGAACTCGGTGATCTGGCGCGGTCATTCCGTGAGATGGTGGCTGGGCAACAGGACATGGCGACGAGTGCGGCTGCCATCGCCGCGGGTGATGTTTCGACGGCAGTAAAGCCTCGCAGTGAGAACGATGTGCTCGGTCATGCGTTCGTGAACCTCCGCAAGACATTGGAGGCGCTCGTGCAGGAGGTGACGGGACTCGTGGCCGCGGCCAAGGTTGGACAGCTCGCGACACGGGGAAGCACGAAGGCTTTCTCCGGCACCTATCGCGATCTCGTGCAGGGCGTAAACGAAACGCTTGATGCGGTGGTCAAGCCGATCAACGAAACACTCGCTGTATTGGAGCGCGCAGCACAGCGCGATCTCACCCGCCGCGTGAACAGCACGTTTGTCGGAGATCACGCGCGACTCGCCGATGCGACCAACCTCGCCATCGGCAATCTCTCCAGTGCACTGCACGAAGTTGAGGTGGCCGCCGAGCAGATTGCCGGGGCCTCCTCACAGGTCGAGGTCGGGAGCCAGTCACTCGCCGAGGTCGTGTCCGCCCAGGCGGCGTCGGTGGAAGAGATTTCGTCGGCGGTCCAGGAGCAGTCCACGGTAACGACCCGCACGGCGGGACTTGCTCAGGAAGCCAGTGAGCTCACGGCCCAGGCGCGCAGCCGTGTGCGCCTCGGCGCGGAGTCCATGCGCGAGCTGGATGAGGCAATGACGCGCATGACCGAGTCGGCAAAGAAGACGGCCCAGATCGTGAAGCGCATCGATGAGATTGCCTTTCAGACGAATCTGCTGGCGCTCAATGCTGCTGTTGAGGCGGCACGTGCGGGTGACGCTGGTCGAGGCTTTGCGGTCGTAGCCGACGAAGTACGGCAGCTGTCTATCCGTGCCGCCGAGGCGGCGAAGGAGACATCGACCCTCATTGATCAGACAGTGGAATCCACAACGGCGAGTGCCGCGATCAGCCAACGCGTCGGGGACCATCTGACGGCGGTGCAGCACGAAGTGGATCGCGTCGCCACCGTTGCGACCGAAATCGCCGCCGACTGCACATTCCAGCGCGATCAGACCGGAGAAATCCGGAATGCCTTGCAGCAAGTCGGCCAGCGCACGCAGGAATCGGCCGCGAGCGCGGAGGAAAGTGCGAGCGCGTCTGAAGAGCTGAGCGCGCAGGCGTCCACCATGAAGGGGCTGGTGCAGTCCTTCATGGTGCGTGATGGGGCGGAGCAGCCGCGCGTGCTGGCGCGGCGGAATCCGCTGCAGGAGGTCTCACGGGCGATTCGCGAACGGCGTGCACCGGATCCGCTCGTTGACGAGTGGGCATCCATCGGGATGCCGGCCGGATCGGCGGGGACTCCGAAGACAAACCGGGGGATGGCACGCCCGGTGGAGGCTGCGCTCGACATCTTTTGA
- a CDS encoding transporter, translated as MRKSDTSAPYFGQTPPRARALHSLTHSAIALLAVFATVGDVSAQGVVGFRSGFTEGNGIPPRSRVDLDYGSSATNAAGTWGFTAGEVTAHVPMTRRFGMRLHFNSYTWVRTPQATVAGREDMGIGTALRVRDNVGWRPATALLTRVDMPSGSLPGQGNAWRPTVKAALAWQLPAGVSLASNLGLAVPGSQGARFTQAFGSLWFGRNVKGPVGSFAEVFAFDREARSGPATRHVRGGLTVLVTNSFHLDLNASTQFGTPAPRRSFGLGVKHRL; from the coding sequence ATGAGAAAGAGTGACACCAGTGCACCATACTTCGGACAGACGCCGCCTCGCGCCCGCGCGCTGCATTCCCTGACGCATTCAGCTATCGCCCTGCTCGCCGTGTTTGCCACGGTTGGAGACGTATCTGCTCAGGGTGTCGTAGGCTTTCGAAGCGGATTCACCGAAGGCAACGGCATTCCGCCGCGCAGTCGGGTGGATCTCGACTACGGCAGCTCCGCAACCAACGCGGCGGGGACCTGGGGCTTCACCGCCGGGGAAGTCACCGCCCACGTGCCGATGACCCGCCGCTTCGGCATGCGCCTCCACTTCAACTCGTACACCTGGGTCAGGACGCCCCAGGCAACGGTTGCGGGACGTGAGGACATGGGTATCGGCACCGCACTCCGTGTTCGTGACAACGTCGGCTGGCGTCCTGCCACCGCGCTGCTGACGCGCGTGGACATGCCGAGTGGCAGTCTGCCTGGACAGGGGAACGCGTGGAGACCCACGGTCAAGGCCGCACTGGCATGGCAGCTCCCCGCCGGTGTCTCGCTGGCCTCGAACCTCGGGCTTGCCGTGCCCGGCTCGCAAGGCGCCCGCTTTACGCAGGCGTTCGGCAGTCTCTGGTTCGGTCGAAATGTGAAAGGGCCTGTCGGATCGTTCGCCGAAGTCTTCGCCTTTGACCGCGAGGCGCGAAGCGGCCCGGCCACCCGCCACGTGCGCGGAGGGCTGACGGTGCTGGTGACCAACAGTTTCCATCTCGATCTGAATGCCAGCACGCAGTTCGGTACGCCCGCTCCCCGCCGGTCATTCGGGCTTGGTGTGAAACACCGATTGTGA
- the merB gene encoding organomercurial lyase: MARDQSLPVPTTSDANIFTRIGGERGAVVVQVRGGAVSEPSLLFHLSTPPRQWWDNVIHACASFQPFRTEADVDRWCARHALPKGAVVPLPELWDFARDWYGAYLREPWHKRNAEEAKELFQRHGFTSPFWSLA, from the coding sequence ATCGCCCGGGATCAATCTTTACCTGTACCCACAACGTCCGACGCCAATATCTTCACCCGGATTGGCGGCGAACGTGGCGCGGTGGTCGTACAGGTACGCGGCGGCGCAGTGAGTGAGCCCAGCCTGCTGTTCCACCTGTCCACCCCGCCGCGGCAATGGTGGGACAACGTGATTCATGCGTGCGCGAGCTTTCAGCCCTTCCGCACGGAGGCGGACGTCGATCGGTGGTGCGCGCGACATGCCTTGCCGAAGGGCGCCGTGGTACCGCTGCCGGAGCTCTGGGACTTCGCGCGTGACTGGTACGGTGCGTACCTCCGGGAGCCATGGCACAAGCGAAATGCTGAAGAGGCGAAAGAACTCTTCCAACGACACGGCTTCACGTCGCCCTTCTGGTCCCTCGCGTAG